One genomic segment of Ricinus communis isolate WT05 ecotype wild-type chromosome 3, ASM1957865v1, whole genome shotgun sequence includes these proteins:
- the LOC107261812 gene encoding uncharacterized protein LOC107261812: MGKGCTDSKLKVAYIGYIEVVPKNYGGNSKASFCNIAPKQCNSHQRTTANYGGNSKASYKTVDPGQSNSHQGTTKNHGGNSKSSYSNIAPRQSNSNQGPTKNYGGNSKPSYKGIAPSQSSSHEWTTKNSIVNKQTGGYMRTTMKESSSTGDVFKGRFTGRVGYKDEYKTTSSFRVGDKNGYFEYQKEERFRRVDYGKGSGSREKSSNSSSNKYLK; encoded by the coding sequence ATGGGGAAAGGATGCACAGATTCAAAGCTCAAGGTGGCTTATATAGGCTATATCGAGGTTGTGCCAAAGAACTACGGAGGGAATTCAAAAGCTTCTTTCTGCAACATAGCTCCGAAGCAATGCAATAGTCATCAACGGACTACAGCGAACTATGGAGGAAATTCAAAAGCTTCTTACAAAACCGTAGATCCGGGTCAATCCAATAGTCATCAAGGGACTACAAAGAACCACGGAGGGAATTCAAAATCCTCTTACAGCAATATAGCTCCGCGCCAATCCAATAGTAACCAAGGGCCTACGAAGAACTATGGAGGGAATTCAAAGCCTTCTTACAAGGGTATAGCTCCTTCCCAATCTAGCAGTCACGAATGGACAACAAAGAACAGTATTGTGAACAAGCAGACTGGTGGTTATATGCGCACAACAATGAAGGAGAGCAGTTCTACTGGTGATGTATTCAAGGGGAGATTCACTGGAAGGGTTGGCTACAAGGATGAGTACAAAACCACCTCTTCTTTCAGGGTTGGTGACAAAAATGGCTACTTTGAGTACCAGAAGGAAGAGAGGTTTCGCAGGGTTGATTATGGAAAAGGCAGCGGCAGCAGGGAAAAAAGCAGCAACTCCTCCAGCAACAAGTATTTGAAGTAG